One part of the Pseudoliparis swirei isolate HS2019 ecotype Mariana Trench chromosome 6, NWPU_hadal_v1, whole genome shotgun sequence genome encodes these proteins:
- the LOC130194660 gene encoding septin-8-B-like, with the protein MKKLDSKVNIIPVIAKADTISKSELHKFKIKIMSELVSNGVQIYQFPLDDETVAKVNTTMNGHLPLWERGPFAVVGSTEEVSVGNKMVKARQYPWGVVQVETESHCDFVKLREMLICS; encoded by the exons ATGAAGAAACTAGACAGCAAGGTGAACATAATCCCAGTGATCGCCAAGGCTGACACCATCAGTAAGAGCGAGCTGCACAAATTCAAGATCAAGATCATGAGCGAGCTGGTCAGCAACGGCGTGCAAATTTATCAGTTCCCCCTGGATGATGAGACTGTCGCCAAGGTCAACACTACGATGAATGGTCATTTGCCATTGTGGGAgcggggg CCATTTGCTGTGGTAGGCAGCACCGAGGAAGTCTCTGTTGGCAATAAGATGGTGAAGGCTCGTCAGTATCCCTGGGGTGTAGTTCAAGTGGAGACCGAGAGTCACTGTGACTTCGTaaagctgagggagatgttgatCTGTAGCTGA